A single region of the Corallococcus silvisoli genome encodes:
- a CDS encoding AgmX/PglI C-terminal domain-containing protein, translating to MSELLTGDGLSHARVGGSDFSRDPDTFDAELDACLERALFTGPSQEDTDPAPESAASGPLGALLDLASTEASWLESLLPSNEDAEPALTLSAEAANVFIPEWLRAEAPTTSTRWMATSLHEASCGAVTEWDAAPRSNAWAAPGSPAEAYARQPWSPYAAPVEPEAPLPGFADASTRILGMGPLSFVSAVAMGALTAGLLVVAGLRLTSNTGSHAPITSSAPRALLAPVSAPSLEGATSPRSQAASTGTQLSGSLTQGTASVTDAQALSGTQVSGSFTQGSAASVADAQGRSGTQPASSLAQAIAGSVNTPALTDAQRAAQALTPNAPGLAGPANAGLTTGLRTLAPDTTPAAPTTKKKVAAAPRAETLEAPEDRGEVRELSFGGELSAEELAQARQAAEEAEAEEAAQPESEIDEDFARELGFTDDAQASQARASKQPQEKTVYIPPAPTSERERLTPADVTSVVVTNQPAIAACVQAFKAGTALEHGGRFQVRWSVDTSGAVSGVAMETEALRGSPLAGCIEDQVRGWKFPVHHAALEAPVRYPFVF from the coding sequence GTGAGCGAGCTACTGACGGGCGATGGGCTGTCGCATGCGCGGGTGGGCGGGTCGGACTTCTCCCGAGACCCCGACACCTTCGATGCCGAGCTGGATGCGTGCCTGGAGCGCGCGCTCTTCACCGGCCCCTCCCAGGAGGACACCGACCCCGCGCCGGAGTCCGCCGCGTCCGGCCCCCTGGGCGCGCTGCTCGACCTGGCCTCCACGGAGGCGTCGTGGCTGGAGTCGCTGCTGCCGTCGAACGAAGACGCGGAGCCCGCGCTCACGCTGTCGGCCGAAGCGGCCAACGTCTTCATCCCCGAGTGGCTGCGCGCCGAGGCACCGACGACGTCCACGCGCTGGATGGCCACCTCTCTGCATGAGGCGTCGTGCGGGGCGGTGACGGAGTGGGACGCCGCGCCGCGGTCGAACGCCTGGGCCGCGCCCGGCTCGCCCGCCGAGGCCTACGCGCGGCAGCCGTGGAGCCCCTATGCCGCTCCGGTGGAGCCCGAAGCGCCGCTGCCCGGCTTCGCCGACGCCTCGACGCGCATCCTCGGCATGGGCCCGCTGTCGTTCGTCAGCGCGGTGGCGATGGGCGCGCTCACCGCGGGCCTGCTGGTCGTCGCGGGTCTGCGGTTGACGTCGAACACCGGCTCACACGCGCCCATCACGTCGTCCGCGCCGCGAGCGCTGCTCGCCCCCGTGAGTGCCCCGTCTCTCGAGGGGGCCACGTCTCCGCGATCGCAGGCCGCCTCCACGGGCACGCAGCTCAGCGGGAGCCTCACGCAAGGCACCGCGAGCGTCACGGACGCGCAGGCCCTCTCCGGTACGCAGGTCAGCGGGAGCTTCACGCAAGGCAGTGCCGCGAGCGTCGCGGACGCGCAGGGGCGCTCCGGCACGCAGCCCGCGTCCAGCCTCGCGCAGGCCATCGCGGGCAGCGTGAACACTCCCGCGCTGACGGACGCGCAGCGCGCCGCGCAGGCCCTGACGCCCAACGCGCCCGGACTCGCGGGCCCGGCGAACGCGGGCCTCACCACCGGACTGCGCACGTTGGCCCCGGACACCACGCCGGCCGCACCGACGACGAAGAAGAAGGTCGCCGCGGCCCCTCGCGCCGAGACGCTCGAAGCGCCAGAGGACCGCGGCGAGGTCCGCGAGCTGTCCTTCGGCGGTGAGCTCTCCGCCGAGGAGCTGGCCCAGGCCCGTCAGGCCGCCGAAGAAGCCGAGGCCGAGGAGGCCGCGCAGCCGGAGTCCGAAATCGACGAGGACTTCGCCCGCGAGCTGGGCTTCACCGACGACGCTCAGGCCTCCCAGGCCCGGGCTTCGAAGCAGCCCCAGGAGAAGACCGTCTACATCCCGCCGGCCCCGACCTCCGAGCGCGAGCGCCTGACGCCCGCGGACGTCACCAGCGTCGTCGTCACGAACCAGCCCGCCATCGCCGCCTGCGTCCAGGCCTTCAAGGCAGGCACCGCGCTGGAGCACGGCGGGCGCTTCCAGGTGCGCTGGTCGGTGGACACCTCCGGCGCCGTGTCCGGCGTGGCCATGGAGACGGAGGCCCTGCGCGGCTCCCCGCTCGCGGGCTGCATCGAGGACCAGGTGCGCGGCTGGAAGTTCCCCGTGCACCACGCCGCCCTGGAGGCCCCCGTGCGCTACCCCTTCGTCTTCTAG
- a CDS encoding ArsR/SmtB family transcription factor, translating into MNVDVFETLADPTRRRLVEALRGGELAVNDLVERVDIQQSGVSRHLRILQEAGFVQVRPEGTKRLYSLRPEPFQQLDAWVTGYRSLWEARLDRFGEALERRRRTRKAPPEEEPP; encoded by the coding sequence ATGAATGTTGACGTCTTCGAGACCCTGGCCGACCCCACGCGTCGGCGCCTTGTCGAGGCGCTTCGGGGCGGTGAGCTGGCGGTGAACGACCTGGTCGAGCGGGTCGACATCCAGCAGTCCGGTGTCTCGCGGCACCTGCGCATCCTCCAGGAGGCGGGCTTCGTCCAGGTCCGCCCGGAGGGCACGAAGCGGCTGTATTCGCTGCGTCCGGAGCCCTTTCAGCAGCTCGATGCCTGGGTCACCGGGTATCGGAGCCTCTGGGAGGCCCGGCTCGACAGGTTCGGCGAGGCCCTGGAGCGAAGGCGTCGGACACGCAAGGCCCCACCCGAGGAGGAACCCCCATGA
- a CDS encoding SRPBCC family protein produces MTNETETPKRGTFTFERTFTASLDEVWELWTTKDGIESWWGPEGFSVKVHEVAARPEGLVRYDMIATAPEQIAFMKRAGMPLSSPAQWTFTELTPQRRLAYRHAVDFIPGVTPYTVSTVVEFHPQGKDVRMTVTSDAMHSEEWTQRASAGMQSQLGKLTKRFQR; encoded by the coding sequence ATGACGAACGAGACCGAGACCCCGAAGCGCGGCACCTTCACCTTCGAGCGCACCTTCACCGCGTCGCTCGACGAGGTCTGGGAGCTGTGGACGACGAAGGATGGCATCGAGTCCTGGTGGGGCCCGGAGGGCTTCTCCGTGAAGGTCCACGAAGTCGCCGCGCGCCCCGAGGGACTGGTTCGCTACGACATGATCGCCACCGCGCCGGAGCAGATCGCCTTCATGAAGAGGGCGGGCATGCCCCTCTCCAGCCCCGCGCAGTGGACCTTCACGGAGCTGACGCCCCAGCGCCGGCTGGCGTACCGGCACGCGGTGGACTTCATCCCCGGCGTCACGCCGTACACCGTCTCCACCGTGGTGGAGTTTCATCCGCAGGGGAAGGACGTGCGGATGACGGTGACCTCCGACGCGATGCACAGCGAGGAGTGGACGCAGCGGGCGTCCGCTGGGATGCAGAGCCAGCTGGGAAAACTCACGAAGCGATTCCAGCGCTGA
- the pdxA gene encoding 4-hydroxythreonine-4-phosphate dehydrogenase PdxA yields MRPAPVAPASALPRVGISLGDVSGIGPEVTALALAKPAVRRALVPVVFGDGPTLDAFPLFRRFPRVALEDLGRTTGPAVVEVTRLAEKHRVPGKPSREGGRAQYAYVRAAIDAMRAGSVDALCTAPVSKEEISRAGIPFMGHTEVLADAFGVDVLMMMDGPRVRIALATNHVPISALPGLLTVEKLVAQLQLLSRGLEPVVGRKPRIAVLGLNPHAGEGGMLGREEVEVIGPAIRRARTKRVDAHGPFPADGLFARPDEVGANYDAVLAMYHDQGLIPAKALDFERTVNVTLGLPVPRTSPDHGTAYAIAGTGTASCVPMMEALLKAARLSRAPGTGARPGPRRPPSGR; encoded by the coding sequence GTGAGGCCCGCCCCGGTGGCCCCGGCCTCCGCGCTGCCTCGCGTGGGCATCTCGCTGGGGGACGTGTCGGGCATCGGGCCGGAGGTGACGGCCCTGGCGCTGGCGAAGCCCGCGGTGCGCCGCGCGCTGGTGCCGGTGGTGTTCGGGGACGGGCCCACGCTGGACGCCTTCCCCCTCTTCCGCCGCTTCCCGCGCGTGGCCCTGGAGGACCTGGGCCGCACCACGGGGCCGGCGGTGGTGGAGGTGACGCGCCTCGCGGAGAAGCACCGCGTGCCGGGCAAGCCGTCGCGCGAGGGCGGCCGGGCGCAGTACGCGTACGTGCGGGCCGCCATCGACGCGATGCGCGCGGGCTCGGTGGACGCGCTGTGCACCGCGCCCGTGTCGAAGGAGGAGATCTCCCGCGCGGGCATCCCCTTCATGGGCCACACGGAGGTGCTGGCGGACGCGTTCGGCGTGGACGTGTTGATGATGATGGACGGGCCGCGCGTGCGCATCGCGCTGGCGACGAACCACGTGCCCATCTCCGCGCTGCCCGGGCTGCTGACGGTGGAGAAGCTGGTGGCGCAGCTCCAGCTGCTGTCGCGCGGCCTGGAGCCGGTGGTGGGCCGCAAGCCGCGCATCGCCGTGCTGGGGCTCAACCCGCATGCGGGCGAGGGCGGGATGCTGGGGCGCGAGGAGGTGGAGGTCATCGGGCCCGCCATCCGGCGCGCGCGGACGAAGCGCGTGGATGCGCACGGGCCCTTCCCCGCCGACGGCCTGTTCGCCCGGCCCGACGAGGTGGGCGCGAACTACGACGCGGTGCTGGCCATGTACCACGACCAGGGACTCATCCCCGCCAAGGCCCTGGACTTCGAGCGCACGGTGAACGTGACGCTGGGGCTGCCAGTGCCGCGCACGTCCCCGGACCACGGCACCGCCTACGCCATCGCGGGCACCGGCACGGCGAGCTGCGTGCCGATGATGGAGGCCCTGCTCAAGGCGGCCCGGCTTTCGCGAGCCCCTGGCACAGGTGCTCGGCCAGGTCCTCGCCGTCCGCCTTCGGGTCGATGA
- a CDS encoding peptidylprolyl isomerase, which yields MKNLVAFLAAVMLLAGGTRAHAELVDKVAAVVNRDVIALSEVQQRAAPELQRVNSEIDPHKRAEARAQLMKTALDTLIGEKLMEAEVAQLGITTTDAEVDDLVQDVLKQNNVSDMAQFEQLLVNEGLTLASYRDMLRKRVVRDKLLRMKVGPKVKVTEEDLKAAYTQYTRLESEDVEVHARHILVQVDAKATPAQVAAAKQKAEGIAQEARRPGMDFSALARARSEGPSASDGGDLGYFKRGVMVPAFEKAAFSLKQGEVSEPIRTNFGWHILKVEERRNVSVASFEEMKPKLESKLLNEKTEKFLEQYVQELRSKANVEVKM from the coding sequence ATGAAGAACCTGGTGGCGTTCCTGGCGGCGGTGATGCTCCTGGCGGGCGGTACGCGCGCCCACGCGGAGCTGGTGGACAAGGTGGCGGCGGTGGTGAACCGCGACGTCATCGCGCTGTCCGAGGTGCAGCAGCGCGCCGCGCCAGAGCTTCAGCGCGTCAACTCGGAGATCGACCCGCACAAGCGCGCCGAGGCCCGCGCGCAGCTCATGAAGACCGCGCTGGACACGCTCATCGGCGAGAAGCTGATGGAGGCGGAGGTCGCGCAGCTGGGCATCACCACCACCGACGCGGAGGTGGATGACCTGGTGCAGGACGTGCTCAAGCAGAACAACGTCAGCGACATGGCCCAGTTCGAGCAGCTGCTCGTGAACGAGGGCCTCACGCTCGCCAGCTACAGGGACATGCTGCGCAAGCGCGTGGTGCGCGACAAGCTGCTGCGCATGAAGGTGGGCCCCAAGGTGAAGGTCACCGAGGAGGACCTGAAGGCCGCCTACACCCAGTACACCCGCCTGGAGAGCGAGGACGTGGAGGTCCACGCCCGCCACATCCTGGTGCAGGTGGACGCCAAGGCCACGCCGGCGCAGGTGGCCGCCGCGAAGCAGAAGGCGGAGGGCATCGCGCAGGAGGCCCGCCGGCCGGGCATGGACTTCTCGGCCCTGGCGCGCGCGCGCAGCGAGGGCCCCAGCGCGTCGGACGGCGGCGACCTGGGCTACTTCAAGCGCGGCGTGATGGTGCCCGCGTTCGAGAAGGCCGCCTTCAGCCTCAAGCAGGGCGAGGTGAGCGAGCCCATCCGCACCAACTTCGGCTGGCACATCCTGAAGGTGGAGGAGCGCCGCAACGTGTCCGTGGCCTCCTTCGAGGAGATGAAGCCCAAGCTGGAGTCCAAGCTCCTCAACGAGAAGACGGAGAAGTTCCTGGAGCAGTACGTCCAGGAGCTGCGCTCGAAGGCCAACGTCGAAGTGAAGATGTGA
- a CDS encoding peptidylprolyl isomerase: MRPVPFRASLLSWSTALALGVLGLTGCRPQTQEGPDPAVVATVNGESLSRTDFEQELSRELATTEGPEPTPEEVEPFKRALVDTLVKRMLLLQSAKQNNIAVTPEEVDRGVLRLSGDYPAGNFNEVLAQGQLSMAELRAREASRLTIEKLFMNHVYSRVAVTEEELRAYYAAHEADFQEPEEVHAAQMVVKGLDEARKLQAQLKAGKKFSDLARRYSLSADAKVGGDLGFFPRGQMPPAFDEVVFKLGVGQVSDVVSTEYGYHLFKVLERRSARKRELAEVRAKVEGRLLEAKRASAQEAFEKDLRDKAQVVVNEATLQTIRGRPAPQAAK; the protein is encoded by the coding sequence ATGCGTCCCGTCCCCTTCCGCGCCTCCCTGCTGTCGTGGTCCACCGCCCTGGCGTTGGGCGTGCTGGGCCTGACGGGCTGCCGGCCGCAGACCCAGGAGGGGCCGGACCCCGCGGTGGTGGCCACCGTGAACGGCGAGTCCCTCAGCCGGACGGACTTCGAACAGGAGCTGTCCCGCGAGCTGGCCACCACGGAGGGCCCCGAGCCCACGCCCGAGGAGGTGGAGCCCTTCAAGCGGGCGCTCGTGGACACGCTGGTGAAGCGGATGCTGCTCCTGCAGTCCGCCAAGCAGAACAACATCGCGGTGACGCCCGAAGAGGTGGACCGGGGCGTGCTGCGGCTGTCAGGCGACTACCCGGCGGGCAACTTCAACGAGGTGCTCGCCCAGGGGCAGCTGTCCATGGCGGAGCTGCGCGCGCGCGAGGCCAGCCGGCTCACCATCGAGAAGCTCTTCATGAACCACGTCTACTCGCGCGTGGCCGTGACGGAGGAGGAGCTGCGCGCCTACTACGCGGCGCACGAGGCGGACTTCCAGGAGCCCGAGGAGGTCCACGCGGCGCAGATGGTGGTCAAGGGGCTGGATGAGGCGCGCAAGCTCCAGGCCCAGCTGAAGGCAGGCAAGAAGTTCTCCGACCTGGCGCGGCGCTATTCACTCAGCGCGGACGCCAAGGTGGGGGGCGACCTGGGCTTCTTCCCCCGCGGACAGATGCCTCCTGCCTTCGACGAGGTGGTATTCAAGCTGGGGGTGGGGCAGGTTTCGGACGTGGTGTCCACGGAGTACGGCTACCACCTGTTCAAGGTGCTGGAGCGCAGGTCGGCGAGGAAGCGGGAGCTGGCGGAGGTGCGCGCGAAGGTGGAGGGGCGCCTGCTGGAGGCCAAGCGGGCGTCGGCGCAGGAGGCGTTCGAGAAGGACCTTCGCGACAAGGCCCAGGTGGTGGTGAACGAGGCCACGCTGCAGACCATCCGCGGGCGGCCGGCGCCGCAGGCGGCGAAGTGA
- a CDS encoding alpha/beta fold hydrolase, with protein sequence MADLFTRAVERGKEGLLTLSFKPDELYRVPTDDGAAIALGRYHPRGERRYAEPVLLCHGLGANRFHMDFNEQYSLARYLARAGFETWVIELRGRGLAGACADWNFDDQAEHDVRTALRTVLSTGAQQVFWVGHSKGGLMLYAHLAKNPQAPVKAAVSLGAPFTFAVQPGLRAFVQRVEPLLKLKVIPTRRVTSIAFFGAPPGPLTRYMMLADNMDPQVVRWALANVPADIAGGVGRQFARWITTSQFTSFDGAFDYREPLAGVRIPFLLIAGSRDLLAPPLAVARAKEHLGGPVKMLVAGRGHGFAEDYGHADLVLGRRAPDEIFPQVEAFLSSNATPV encoded by the coding sequence ATGGCGGACCTCTTCACCCGTGCGGTCGAGCGGGGAAAGGAGGGGCTGCTGACACTGAGCTTCAAGCCGGACGAGCTGTACCGGGTCCCCACCGACGATGGGGCGGCCATCGCGCTGGGGCGCTACCACCCGCGCGGAGAGCGCCGGTACGCGGAGCCGGTGCTGCTGTGCCATGGGCTGGGGGCCAACCGCTTCCACATGGACTTCAACGAGCAATACAGCCTGGCGCGCTACCTGGCGCGGGCGGGCTTCGAGACATGGGTCATCGAGCTGCGCGGCCGGGGGCTCGCCGGGGCGTGCGCGGACTGGAACTTCGACGACCAGGCGGAGCACGACGTGCGGACGGCCCTGCGCACGGTGCTGTCCACGGGCGCCCAGCAGGTCTTCTGGGTGGGCCACTCCAAGGGCGGCCTGATGCTCTACGCCCACCTGGCGAAGAACCCCCAGGCGCCCGTGAAGGCGGCGGTGTCCCTGGGCGCTCCGTTCACCTTCGCGGTGCAGCCGGGCCTGCGCGCCTTCGTGCAGCGGGTGGAGCCCTTGCTCAAGCTCAAGGTCATCCCCACCCGCCGCGTCACCAGCATCGCGTTCTTCGGGGCGCCGCCGGGGCCGCTCACCCGGTACATGATGCTGGCGGACAACATGGATCCGCAGGTGGTGCGCTGGGCGCTGGCCAACGTGCCGGCGGACATCGCCGGGGGCGTGGGGCGGCAGTTCGCCCGGTGGATCACCACCAGCCAGTTCACGAGCTTCGACGGCGCCTTCGACTACCGCGAACCGCTCGCCGGGGTGCGCATCCCCTTCCTGCTCATCGCCGGCAGCCGGGACCTGCTCGCGCCGCCGCTGGCGGTGGCCCGGGCGAAGGAGCACCTGGGGGGCCCGGTGAAGATGCTGGTCGCCGGGCGCGGCCACGGCTTCGCGGAGGACTACGGCCACGCGGACCTGGTGCTGGGCCGCAGGGCGCCGGACGAGATCTTCCCCCAGGTGGAGGCCTTCCTGTCCTCCAACGCCACGCCCGTCTGA
- a CDS encoding CBS domain-containing protein codes for MRQGRGLKEALSSFIATVFPTDTLLGALKVMERHHVRLVGVVGAGGGLVGVVHEAQVLAAWRMDPLAQVSDVMARVRKTHAVRSRRRRLALLYGREPGGRMRS; via the coding sequence ATGAGGCAGGGCCGGGGTCTCAAGGAAGCGTTGTCGTCCTTCATTGCCACCGTTTTTCCCACAGACACACTGCTGGGGGCCTTGAAGGTGATGGAGCGGCACCACGTGCGGCTGGTGGGGGTGGTGGGGGCGGGGGGCGGGTTGGTGGGGGTGGTGCACGAGGCGCAGGTGCTGGCGGCCTGGCGGATGGATCCGCTGGCGCAGGTGTCGGACGTCATGGCGCGCGTGCGCAAGACGCACGCGGTGCGTTCGAGGAGACGGCGGCTCGCGCTCCTGTACGGCCGGGAACCCGGAGGGCGGATGCGCTCCTGA
- a CDS encoding GIY-YIG nuclease family protein gives MLRCRDGTLYTGATNNLERRLATHGRGKGAAYTRARLPVTLVWSEPAEDRSAALRREAAIKRLTRADKLRLFTRRVGRR, from the coding sequence ATGCTGCGCTGCCGCGACGGCACGCTCTACACGGGAGCCACCAACAACCTGGAGCGCCGCCTGGCCACGCACGGCCGCGGCAAGGGCGCCGCGTACACGCGGGCCCGGCTGCCGGTGACGCTGGTGTGGAGCGAGCCCGCGGAGGACCGGAGCGCCGCCCTGCGCCGCGAGGCCGCCATCAAGCGGCTCACGCGCGCGGACAAGCTGCGGCTCTTCACCCGGCGCGTGGGACGGCGTTGA
- a CDS encoding radical SAM protein, with product MPASRPHIEPRRVPTADSVVVKEIYLSLQGESSHAGLLCGFIRLTGCHLRCSYCDSEFAFHGGNRMKNADIVSQMLALNTPAVEITGGEPLLQPGVYPLMESLLGAGLKVLLETSGAIDVRLVPPAVHKIVDMKTPSSGECDRNDYRNLTSMNANDELKLVIGSREDYEWSRALVREHQLGRKPFSVLFSTIFDRLHPRELAEWIIEDRLPVRFQLQMHKYLWDPNARGV from the coding sequence ATGCCCGCCTCACGCCCGCACATCGAACCCCGCCGCGTCCCCACCGCCGACTCCGTGGTGGTGAAGGAAATCTACCTGTCGCTCCAGGGAGAGTCCTCCCACGCCGGGCTGCTGTGCGGCTTCATCCGCCTCACCGGCTGCCACCTGCGCTGCTCGTACTGCGACAGCGAGTTCGCCTTCCACGGCGGCAACCGCATGAAGAACGCGGACATCGTCTCCCAGATGCTGGCGCTGAACACGCCCGCGGTGGAGATCACGGGCGGAGAGCCCCTGCTCCAGCCGGGCGTCTACCCGCTGATGGAGTCGCTGCTCGGGGCGGGCCTCAAGGTGCTGCTGGAGACGAGCGGCGCCATCGACGTGCGGCTCGTGCCCCCGGCCGTCCATAAAATCGTGGACATGAAGACGCCCTCGTCCGGCGAGTGCGACCGCAATGACTACCGCAACCTCACGTCGATGAACGCCAACGACGAGCTCAAGCTCGTCATCGGCTCGCGCGAGGACTACGAGTGGTCGCGCGCGCTCGTCCGCGAACACCAGCTGGGCAGAAAGCCGTTCAGCGTCCTCTTCTCCACCATCTTCGACAGGCTCCACCCGCGCGAGCTGGCCGAGTGGATCATCGAGGACCGGCTCCCGGTGCGCTTCCAGCTCCAGATGCACAAGTACCTCTGGGACCCCAACGCGCGCGGCGTGTGA
- the nudC gene encoding NAD(+) diphosphatase, whose product MSSLKRFQPGYDPPARSRDAALLFAARGMDLLVSEQDGRLGLPTCALLPEAAASAHFLGALDDTDCYAAPLPGDFAPPEGLKFVPARSLYKQVDEATFAVAGRALSIAEWDLSHRFCGKCGTATQLVAGERARRCPVDHTPFYPRISPAVIVLITRGDQMLLARNASFPEPFFSTVAGFVDPGESLEETVLREVKEEVGVDLKDLVYFGSQPWPFGRSLMVGFMAEYAGGDVTVDGKEIAEARWFGVDDLPRIPPRLSIARHLIDTFIDRVKARRA is encoded by the coding sequence GTGAGCTCCCTGAAACGCTTCCAGCCCGGGTACGACCCGCCCGCCCGCTCGCGCGACGCCGCGCTCCTGTTCGCCGCGCGCGGCATGGACCTGCTCGTGTCCGAACAGGACGGCCGCCTCGGCCTGCCCACCTGCGCGCTCCTGCCGGAGGCCGCCGCCAGCGCCCACTTCCTGGGCGCGCTCGACGACACGGACTGCTACGCCGCCCCGCTGCCCGGAGACTTCGCGCCGCCGGAGGGGTTGAAGTTCGTCCCCGCCCGCTCGCTCTACAAGCAGGTGGACGAGGCGACCTTCGCCGTGGCGGGCCGCGCGCTGTCCATCGCGGAGTGGGACCTGAGCCACCGCTTCTGCGGCAAGTGCGGCACCGCCACGCAGCTGGTCGCGGGCGAGCGCGCCCGGCGCTGCCCGGTGGACCACACGCCGTTCTACCCGCGCATCTCTCCCGCGGTCATCGTCCTCATCACCCGGGGCGACCAGATGCTGCTGGCCCGCAACGCGTCCTTCCCCGAGCCCTTCTTCAGCACCGTCGCCGGCTTCGTGGACCCCGGCGAGTCGCTGGAGGAGACCGTCCTGCGCGAGGTGAAGGAGGAGGTGGGCGTGGACCTGAAGGACCTCGTCTACTTCGGCAGCCAGCCGTGGCCCTTCGGGCGGTCGCTGATGGTCGGCTTCATGGCCGAGTACGCGGGCGGCGACGTCACCGTGGACGGCAAGGAGATCGCCGAGGCCCGCTGGTTCGGCGTGGACGACCTGCCGCGCATCCCGCCCCGCCTGAGCATCGCGCGCCACCTCATCGACACCTTCATCGACCGGGTGAAGGCCCGGCGCGCCTGA
- a CDS encoding FKBP-type peptidyl-prolyl cis-trans isomerase: MLRSLLLCAVLALAGCGSSDDSGDPAKVTYADSLGVDLSAMNKSESGLYTQDLVVGTGKEAAKGSRAQVHYAGWLPNGSLFDNSRTRGEPFVFAVGAGQVIDGWDEGLVGMRVGGKRKLVIPSDLGYGSRGSPPAIPADSVLVFDVELLALY, from the coding sequence ATGCTTCGATCCCTTCTTCTGTGTGCCGTGCTGGCCCTGGCGGGCTGTGGCTCCTCCGACGACAGCGGCGACCCCGCGAAGGTGACCTACGCCGACTCCCTGGGCGTGGACCTGTCCGCGATGAACAAGAGCGAGTCCGGGCTCTACACGCAGGACCTGGTCGTGGGCACCGGCAAGGAGGCCGCCAAGGGCAGCCGCGCGCAGGTGCACTACGCGGGGTGGCTGCCCAACGGCTCCCTCTTCGACAACAGCCGCACCCGCGGTGAGCCGTTTGTCTTCGCGGTGGGCGCGGGGCAGGTCATCGACGGGTGGGACGAGGGCCTCGTCGGCATGCGCGTGGGCGGCAAGCGCAAGCTCGTCATCCCCTCCGACCTGGGCTACGGCTCGCGAGGCTCCCCGCCCGCCATCCCCGCGGACTCCGTGCTCGTCTTCGACGTGGAGCTGCTGGCCCTCTACTGA
- a CDS encoding MFS transporter has translation MQTPAPAPRSSSLSSSLVWLMAGAAALTAANLYYNQPLLGDIGRDLGGAGSALGLVPMLTQVGYAVGMLFLVPLGDSLERRKVILTLCVCVAVALVAAALAPSLNLLVAASFAIGVTTVVPQLLVPFAAQLAEPSQRGRVVGTVMSGLLIGILLSRTAAGFVGTHLGWRTMFWVAAVLMVVLGVVLRFTLPAQPPLAVMPYPALMRSLIHLARTEPVLRLHALLGALTFGAFSAFWATLALYLHSLPARYDAQVAGLFGVVGVAGAAIAPLVGRSVDKGAGRRINAMAIAVLFASFGVLWLAGESLWGIALGVVLLDLGAQANQIANQARVYALQPEARSRLNTLYMVTYFMGGAAGAWLGTSAWTRAGWPGVCAVGAAMSLTALVAVLWSSRRAPARVPVT, from the coding sequence ATGCAGACGCCTGCCCCCGCTCCCCGCTCCTCGTCCTTGAGCTCCTCGCTGGTCTGGCTGATGGCGGGAGCCGCGGCCCTGACCGCCGCGAACCTCTATTACAACCAGCCCCTGCTGGGAGACATCGGCCGGGACCTGGGCGGGGCGGGGAGCGCGCTGGGCCTGGTGCCCATGCTGACGCAGGTGGGCTACGCGGTGGGCATGCTGTTCCTGGTGCCGCTGGGCGACAGCCTGGAGCGCCGCAAGGTCATCCTCACGCTGTGTGTCTGCGTGGCCGTGGCGCTGGTGGCGGCGGCGCTCGCGCCCTCGCTGAACCTGCTGGTGGCGGCGAGCTTCGCCATCGGCGTCACCACGGTGGTGCCGCAGCTGCTGGTGCCCTTCGCGGCGCAGCTCGCGGAGCCCTCGCAGCGCGGGCGGGTGGTGGGCACGGTGATGAGCGGGCTGCTCATCGGCATCCTCCTGTCGCGCACGGCCGCGGGCTTCGTGGGCACGCACCTGGGCTGGCGCACCATGTTCTGGGTGGCCGCGGTCCTCATGGTGGTGCTGGGGGTCGTGCTGCGCTTCACGCTGCCCGCGCAGCCACCGCTGGCGGTGATGCCTTACCCCGCGCTGATGCGGTCGCTCATCCACCTGGCGCGCACGGAGCCGGTGCTGCGGCTGCACGCGCTGCTGGGCGCGCTCACCTTCGGCGCGTTCAGCGCCTTCTGGGCCACGCTGGCGCTCTACCTGCACTCGCTGCCGGCGCGCTACGACGCGCAGGTGGCGGGCCTCTTCGGCGTGGTGGGCGTGGCGGGCGCGGCCATCGCGCCGCTGGTGGGCCGCTCCGTCGACAAGGGCGCGGGCCGGCGCATCAACGCCATGGCCATCGCGGTGTTGTTCGCGTCCTTCGGCGTGCTGTGGCTCGCGGGGGAGTCGCTGTGGGGCATCGCGCTGGGCGTGGTGCTGCTGGACCTGGGCGCGCAGGCGAATCAGATCGCCAACCAGGCGCGCGTGTACGCGCTGCAGCCGGAGGCGCGAAGCCGGCTCAACACCCTCTACATGGTGACCTACTTCATGGGCGGTGCCGCGGGCGCGTGGCTGGGCACGTCCGCCTGGACGCGCGCGGGCTGGCCGGGCGTGTGCGCGGTGGGCGCGGCGATGTCGCTCACGGCGCTGGTGGCGGTGCTGTGGAGCAGCCGCCGCGCGCCGGCGCGGGTCCCCGTCACCTGA